The genomic interval ATGGATTCAAGAGGGGCCCCGCGCTGCGGGGCCGGGTTTATGAGATTTACATGGGCTTCGGGATCGGTGCAGCGGATAAAAATTGTTTATCCTGCTTTTGGGATTGTGAACTGAATGGTATAGTGGTTAGAAAAGGTGTTATCGGTATTGCACCTGTTATTAAAGGTTATGCTTACGAGGATGAACAACAAAAAATACAGCCTTGGTCTGTCATCGTTCTCATTGCTGCGTCCGGAAACGGAGATAGCCGCTCGGGTACTTAGGGAATGTCGTAGTATAGAAGAAGCCAGAGAACGTATTAAGCAGGAAAACCTGTTCCAGCGGGTCCGCAGAAGCACAAACAAGGTTGTTGTAAACGAGGTGCTGAAGCGTCTTTCCCACGCTGACGAGTGGGAGCGAAATCTGCTGTCCGAGGCTGAATCACCGGACGATTCCGGTTTTATCTGCATGCTCCTGGTTTCCAGACAATATACCATTTTGCTTGATTTTGTTGTGGAGCTTGTGTTGTACAAGTTTGAAGGCCGGGACACTCGTCTGGAATCCTACGAAATGGAATCCTGGTTTGCCGTAAAGGCCGAAACCCACGATGAGATTTCGGCATTGAAGCCAGGTTCCTTCAAGCGGCTGCTTGTAAATACCCGACGGGTATTAATTGAAGGTGGGATTCTTCTGGAATCAGGAGAGGGGATCTACACAATTCGGCAGCCGCTGGTTGGTTTACATATACAGAGTCATTATGAAGCCCTTGCTAGGCCGGAGGACCTGTATATGCTCCTGTATCCGGAATATAAAATACAAAAAATTAGGGAGAATCTTGAATGAGTATCAGCCAGGAATTCGACCGATTATTTACAATTTTACAGCATAAGAAGTTCCTTAACATGGAAGGCCTGGGAAACGAGGTCCCCTTCTTTGTGCATGCCTACGATATCAAGCATCAGAACGAG from Marispirochaeta sp. carries:
- a CDS encoding BrxA family protein; this translates as MNNKKYSLGLSSFSLLRPETEIAARVLRECRSIEEARERIKQENLFQRVRRSTNKVVVNEVLKRLSHADEWERNLLSEAESPDDSGFICMLLVSRQYTILLDFVVELVLYKFEGRDTRLESYEMESWFAVKAETHDEISALKPGSFKRLLVNTRRVLIEGGILLESGEGIYTIRQPLVGLHIQSHYEALARPEDLYMLLYPEYKIQKIRENLE